Proteins encoded together in one Triticum dicoccoides isolate Atlit2015 ecotype Zavitan chromosome 7B, WEW_v2.0, whole genome shotgun sequence window:
- the LOC119340781 gene encoding protochlorophyllide-dependent translocon component 52, chloroplastic-like, giving the protein MDPLRLLLPRTQAQPLLPLPAGVPAPSVRPRLVPRRRARRHRNGAARMLPASAVASESPWTEQEPASRKKEEQFDWLDQWYPFAPVEDLDPGAPHGKMVLGIRVVAWYDRGAGEWRVFDDACPHRLAPLSEGRIDDKGRLQCVYHGWCFDGCGACKFIPQVPALGPPVHTNSKACVASYPCVVQNKILWFYPRTGPEHRDVLQRKPPPFIPEIDDPTFVTSLLVRDMPYG; this is encoded by the coding sequence ATGGATCCCCTCCGCCTACTCCTCCCCCGCACCCAGGCCCAGCCCTTGCTTCCGCTCCCCGCTGGCGTCCCAGCGCCGAGCGTCAGGCCCCGCCTCGTCCCGCGGCGACGGGCGCGCCGCCACCGCAACGGGGCCGCGCGGATGCTGCCGGCGTCGGCCGTGGCGTCCGAGTCGCCGTGGACGGAGCAGGAGCCGGCGTCTCGGAAGAAGGAGGAGCAGTTCGACTGGCTGGACCAGTGGTACCCCTTCGCCCCCGTGGAGGACCTGGACCCCGGCGCGCCGCACGGCAAGATGGTGCTGGGGATCCGCGTGGTGGCCTGGTACGACCGCGGCGCCGGCGAGTGGCGCGTGTTCGACGATGCGTGCCCGCACCGCCTGGCGCCGCTCTCGGAGGGCCGCatcgacgacaagggccggctccaatgCGTGTACCACGGGTGGTGCTTCGACGGCTGCGGCGCCTGCAAGTTCATCCCCCAGGTCCCCGCGCTCGGCCCGCCAGTGCACACCAACAGCAAGGCGTGCGTTGCGTCCTACCCGTGCGTGGTGCAGAACAAGATCCTGTGGTTCTACCCACGCACCGGGCCGGAGCACAGGGACGTGCTTCAGAGGAAGCCGCCGCCGTTCATCCCGGAGATCGACGACCCCACCTTCGTCACCTCCTTACTAGTCAGGGACATGCCCTACGGGTAA